The following are encoded in a window of Prevotella melaninogenica genomic DNA:
- a CDS encoding ISAon1 family transposase → MESTAESIASIGAHYGVNGKLLSTQYKEHLSDYRSWDQLDHAQDWLLFEDNIGENLSIDETCLSSGEVYTFLTNKAGKGRKGTLVAVVKGTKAEDVIQILKTINLSKRETVKEITLDLSSSMMRIARSVFPKALITNDRFHVQKLYYDALDDMRIAYRWMARDKENEEIKEAKSKGKEYIPFRYSNGDTRKQLLARAKFILTKHKTKWTETQKGRAQIIFEHYPTLKKAYDLAMKLTDIYNIKSIKDAARLKLAKWFNEVEELGVDNFYTVIDTFENHYQTILNFFVNRATNANAESFNAKVKAFRAQFRGVTDIPFFLYRLMKLCA, encoded by the coding sequence ATTGAGTCCACTGCAGAGAGCATCGCAAGTATCGGTGCTCACTATGGCGTAAATGGCAAGCTGTTATCCACACAGTACAAGGAACATCTCAGTGATTATCGTAGCTGGGATCAGTTAGATCATGCTCAAGACTGGCTATTGTTTGAAGACAACATAGGAGAGAATCTAAGTATTGATGAGACCTGTCTAAGTAGTGGCGAGGTTTATACTTTTCTGACCAACAAGGCGGGAAAGGGCAGAAAAGGGACTTTGGTAGCTGTGGTTAAAGGGACCAAGGCTGAGGACGTCATCCAAATTCTCAAGACGATAAACCTTTCTAAACGGGAGACTGTCAAAGAGATAACACTCGATTTATCATCTTCTATGATGCGTATAGCCCGCTCTGTTTTTCCCAAAGCACTTATTACCAATGACAGATTTCATGTACAGAAACTATATTATGATGCTCTGGATGACATGCGTATCGCTTACCGATGGATGGCAAGAGATAAAGAGAATGAGGAGATAAAAGAAGCTAAAAGTAAGGGAAAGGAATATATACCATTTAGATACAGCAATGGTGACACGCGTAAGCAGTTGCTCGCCAGAGCAAAGTTCATATTGACCAAGCACAAGACCAAGTGGACTGAAACACAGAAAGGTAGGGCACAAATCATCTTTGAACATTATCCGACACTGAAAAAGGCATATGACTTGGCTATGAAACTTACCGATATTTATAACATCAAGAGCATCAAGGATGCTGCAAGGCTGAAGCTGGCAAAATGGTTTAATGAGGTTGAAGAGCTGGGAGTGGACAATTTCTACACAGTGATTGACACGTTTGAAAATCATTATCAAACCATACTCAATTTCTTTGTAAACAGAGCTACGAATGCAAATGCCGAGTCATTCAATGCTAAGGTTAAGGCATTCAGGGCACAGTTCAGAGGAGTCACAGATATTCCTTTCTTTTTATATAGGCTTATGAAATTATGTGCTTAA
- a CDS encoding MGMT family protein, whose translation MAVDIEEFRKEVYNVVASIPSGRVLSYGQIAWLVGCPRHARLVGKVLHGVSETENLPCHRVVNGNGRTAPCWEEQRGLLEVEGITFRANGCVDMRKWQWKLEE comes from the coding sequence ATGGCTGTAGATATAGAAGAATTTCGCAAAGAAGTCTATAATGTTGTGGCATCAATTCCGAGCGGTCGTGTACTGAGTTATGGGCAAATAGCATGGCTTGTAGGCTGTCCTCGTCATGCTCGTTTGGTTGGGAAAGTACTACATGGCGTATCTGAAACAGAAAATTTGCCATGTCATCGAGTTGTTAATGGTAACGGACGTACGGCTCCTTGTTGGGAAGAACAGCGCGGTTTGTTGGAAGTAGAAGGGATAACCTTCCGTGCAAATGGCTGTGTAGATATGAGAAAATGGCAATGGAAACTGGAGGAGTAA
- a CDS encoding PdxA family dehydrogenase: MNDNKRVRVAITHGDTNGIGYELIFKTFAEPEMLELCTPIIYGSPKVATYHRNALDIEANFTIIKDASEAQNGRLNLLPVFDDEIKVDLGVASEESGVAGLRAVDKALEDYRQGLFDVLVTAPIDNNEHFHFSGQSRYIEDHMESEEQGLSILINNGLRVALATRNLPLRQVAESISKASIANNASALFKSLRRDFRLSCPRIAVLGLNPKAGDNGLLGSEEHEIIMPAIDELVENGIQAFGPYPADTFFGCNYTEHFDGILAMYYEQGLAPFRTLSVSHGIIYTAGLPLVRTSAEIPNSLSLAGKGNVDELPFRHAIYLAIDIFRNRAEYDAPMGNPLPKLYKERRDESDKVRFAIPRKREDRIPNNGENRNTKETH; the protein is encoded by the coding sequence ATGAACGATAATAAAAGAGTCCGCGTAGCAATCACACACGGAGATACCAACGGCATTGGATATGAGCTTATCTTTAAGACCTTTGCCGAACCAGAGATGCTGGAGCTTTGTACGCCTATCATCTATGGTTCGCCTAAAGTAGCCACCTATCATCGTAATGCACTTGACATAGAAGCTAACTTCACTATCATCAAAGATGCATCAGAAGCACAGAACGGCCGACTCAACCTGCTCCCTGTATTTGATGACGAAATTAAGGTTGATTTGGGCGTTGCCTCAGAGGAGTCTGGTGTTGCTGGCCTACGTGCTGTAGACAAGGCCTTAGAGGACTATCGCCAAGGACTATTTGACGTTCTCGTTACAGCTCCTATTGACAATAATGAGCACTTCCACTTCAGTGGTCAGAGCCGTTACATCGAAGATCACATGGAATCAGAGGAGCAAGGCTTGTCAATCTTGATAAACAATGGACTGCGTGTTGCCCTTGCTACACGTAATCTCCCACTGCGCCAAGTAGCAGAATCAATATCAAAGGCAAGTATTGCTAATAATGCAAGTGCACTCTTTAAGAGTCTTCGTCGCGACTTCCGCCTTTCTTGTCCACGTATAGCAGTGCTTGGACTGAATCCTAAGGCTGGCGACAATGGTTTGTTAGGCTCTGAAGAACATGAGATAATCATGCCAGCTATTGACGAACTTGTTGAGAATGGCATACAAGCCTTTGGTCCTTATCCTGCCGATACGTTCTTTGGCTGCAATTACACAGAACATTTTGATGGCATTTTAGCAATGTATTACGAACAAGGACTTGCTCCTTTCCGTACGCTTTCTGTGTCTCATGGTATCATTTATACAGCAGGATTACCACTCGTTCGCACTTCTGCAGAAATACCTAATAGCCTTTCATTAGCAGGAAAGGGTAATGTTGACGAACTACCATTCCGTCATGCAATCTATCTTGCTATTGACATCTTCCGCAATCGTGCAGAATATGATGCACCAATGGGTAATCCACTTCCAAAGCTTTACAAGGAAAGAAGAGACGAAAGCGACAAGGTGCGCTTTGCTATTCCACGTAAGCGTGAGGATCGCATACCAAACAATGGTGAAAACCGTAATACAAAGGAGACACACTAA
- a CDS encoding sigma-54 interaction domain-containing protein, producing the protein MNTTELQRTKQRYNIVGNNDGLNRALDVALQVAPTDLSVLIIGESGVGKEIIPRVIHDNSPRRREKYFAINCGSIPEGTIDSELFGHEKGSFTGAIGNSEGYFGIANKGTIFLDEVGELPLATQARLLRVLETGEYIRVGGQEIRKTDVRIVAATNVNMQKAVSEGKFREDLYYRLNTIPIQMPPLRDRGEDIVLLFRLFAMQMAEKYHLPKITLTDEARQILLQYKWPGNVRQLKNITEQMSVLSEKREIDAETLLHFIPRDQDSTQLATIQSGGSHSYESEREILYKILYELRGNVSDLRRDLNNVRKQLEESRQLNGASGFQPTPSTVSNLPATTNKQPITPTRTIEQVEDAVAEEISEPETLNLNDIGKQLVEKALERNNGNRKKAALELGISDRTLYRRIRQYGLDKD; encoded by the coding sequence ATGAATACAACAGAATTACAGAGGACCAAACAACGATATAACATTGTCGGTAACAACGACGGACTGAATCGTGCACTGGATGTTGCCTTACAAGTAGCACCCACCGATTTGTCTGTACTGATTATCGGCGAGAGCGGTGTTGGTAAAGAGATTATCCCACGTGTAATCCACGACAATTCTCCTCGTCGTCGCGAGAAATACTTTGCTATCAACTGTGGTTCTATCCCAGAGGGAACCATTGATAGTGAACTTTTCGGTCATGAGAAGGGTTCTTTCACAGGAGCTATTGGCAATAGTGAAGGTTATTTCGGTATAGCCAACAAAGGAACCATCTTCCTCGACGAGGTGGGTGAACTTCCTTTAGCAACGCAAGCTCGACTACTTCGCGTACTCGAAACAGGTGAATATATCCGTGTTGGTGGCCAAGAAATCCGTAAGACGGATGTACGTATCGTAGCTGCTACTAACGTCAACATGCAGAAAGCTGTTAGCGAAGGTAAGTTCCGTGAAGATTTGTACTATCGTCTTAACACGATTCCTATTCAGATGCCACCACTCCGAGATCGTGGTGAGGATATCGTACTTCTCTTCCGTCTCTTTGCTATGCAGATGGCAGAGAAGTATCATCTTCCAAAGATTACACTCACAGATGAAGCACGTCAGATTCTGTTACAGTACAAATGGCCAGGCAATGTTCGTCAACTAAAGAACATTACCGAACAGATGTCTGTTCTAAGCGAGAAGCGTGAGATTGATGCAGAAACATTGCTGCACTTTATCCCACGTGACCAAGACAGCACACAACTTGCTACGATACAAAGCGGTGGTTCACATAGCTATGAGAGCGAACGTGAGATTCTCTATAAAATTCTCTATGAGTTGAGAGGTAATGTAAGTGACTTACGACGTGATCTCAACAACGTTCGTAAACAGTTGGAGGAAAGCAGACAACTCAATGGTGCAAGCGGTTTCCAGCCTACTCCGTCAACAGTTTCTAATCTTCCTGCTACCACAAACAAACAGCCTATCACTCCAACACGAACGATAGAACAGGTTGAAGACGCTGTAGCAGAAGAAATATCTGAACCAGAGACACTCAACCTCAACGACATTGGAAAGCAACTGGTGGAGAAAGCCTTAGAGCGTAACAATGGAAATCGTAAGAAAGCTGCTTTAGAGTTAGGCATCAGCGACCGAACACTCTATCGACGAATCAGACAATACGGATTAGACAAAGATTAA
- the secG gene encoding preprotein translocase subunit SecG, producing MYTLFVILIVIAALLMIGVVLIQESKGGGLSSNFSSSNAIMGVRKTTDFVEKTTWGLAIAMVIISVASAYVAPSATTDASVVEKAALDDNTTNPNNLPNFGASQQKQAAPAAQAPATPAATPAAPAK from the coding sequence ATGTACACGTTATTCGTAATCCTTATCGTGATTGCAGCACTCTTGATGATTGGTGTCGTTCTGATTCAAGAATCAAAGGGCGGTGGTCTTTCATCAAACTTCTCATCATCTAATGCTATCATGGGTGTTCGCAAAACTACAGACTTTGTAGAGAAGACTACATGGGGCTTAGCTATCGCAATGGTTATTATCAGCGTAGCAAGTGCTTACGTTGCACCATCAGCAACCACAGATGCAAGTGTTGTTGAGAAAGCTGCATTGGATGACAATACAACAAACCCAAACAACTTGCCTAACTTCGGTGCAAGCCAGCAGAAGCAGGCTGCTCCAGCAGCACAGGCACCTGCTACTCCAGCTGCAACACCAGCTGCGCCAGCAAAATAA
- a CDS encoding tetratricopeptide repeat protein, whose translation MDIANLINHPENLNKETLYDLRSMLALYPYYQPARILLLQNLFLLHDPTFDDELRRAAVYISDRHILFKLVEDAHYQLIPEQKKAEKQSTTINAETATDEDRTTSLIDTFLEQIPEDEDTTKETEGRRKPTPADATVDYVAYLLESESKQNEDITPQLRGQELIDDFIYNEGGKITLQDETEYEPEENDHNEAAENEDTGYFTETLARIYIKQGRYSKALEIIRRLNLVYPKKNRYFADQIRFLEKLIINNNKK comes from the coding sequence ATGGATATAGCCAATCTTATTAACCATCCGGAGAATCTGAACAAGGAGACCTTATATGATCTCCGGAGTATGCTTGCGCTCTATCCTTACTATCAGCCAGCTCGTATTCTGTTATTGCAGAATCTCTTTCTGCTCCATGATCCCACCTTCGATGATGAGTTACGACGTGCAGCTGTGTACATCTCTGACCGTCATATCCTCTTCAAACTCGTTGAGGATGCCCATTATCAACTTATTCCAGAACAGAAAAAGGCAGAAAAGCAGTCAACAACTATCAACGCTGAAACGGCTACAGATGAAGACCGTACAACATCACTTATCGATACATTCTTAGAACAGATTCCTGAAGATGAAGATACAACAAAGGAAACAGAAGGAAGGCGCAAACCGACACCTGCTGATGCCACTGTGGACTACGTTGCTTATCTGTTGGAGAGTGAAAGTAAGCAGAATGAGGATATCACGCCACAGCTAAGAGGACAAGAACTTATCGACGATTTCATCTATAATGAAGGGGGAAAAATCACTTTACAAGACGAGACTGAGTATGAACCTGAAGAGAATGATCACAATGAGGCAGCTGAAAATGAAGATACTGGCTACTTTACTGAGACATTAGCAAGAATTTATATAAAGCAAGGTCGATATTCTAAAGCATTGGAAATTATTAGGCGATTAAATTTGGTATATCCGAAAAAAAATCGTTACTTTGCAGACCAAATACGTTTTTTGGAGAAATTGATAATAAATAACAATAAAAAATAA
- a CDS encoding sugar phosphate nucleotidyltransferase has protein sequence MQAMIFAAGLGTRLKPLTDTMPKALVRVGGAPLLEHVIRRLIGAGCSRMVVNVHHFANQITDYLDAHNYGVDIYVSDETEQLLDTGGGIKRAASLFDQHQPVLIHNVDILSNVDLDAFYRHALETKADALLLVSRRVTQRYLIFDSNMRLVGWTNVATGEVKSPHAEIRQLHFVSPTEEESSYYQNNCYLCAFSGIHVLAPSAVQTVEAVDKDKFPIMDFYLNNCDTLDIRGELKTDLHLLDVGKLDSLQAAEDFIANSEYQSSKTETDFL, from the coding sequence ATGCAGGCAATGATTTTTGCAGCCGGACTCGGTACCCGTTTGAAACCGCTTACTGACACAATGCCAAAAGCGTTGGTAAGGGTGGGAGGTGCGCCACTGCTTGAGCATGTAATCAGGAGATTAATAGGTGCTGGATGCAGTCGTATGGTTGTTAATGTACATCATTTTGCAAACCAGATAACAGACTATTTGGATGCACACAACTATGGTGTGGATATCTATGTGTCTGATGAAACAGAGCAGCTCCTTGACACCGGTGGTGGTATCAAGCGAGCTGCTTCGCTTTTTGATCAGCATCAGCCAGTGCTGATTCACAATGTTGACATATTAAGTAATGTGGACTTAGACGCTTTCTATCGCCATGCTTTAGAAACAAAGGCAGATGCCCTGCTGCTGGTAAGCCGTCGTGTGACCCAACGTTACTTGATATTTGATAGTAATATGCGCTTGGTGGGCTGGACAAATGTGGCTACAGGCGAGGTGAAGTCACCTCATGCCGAGATACGTCAGTTGCATTTCGTTTCGCCAACAGAGGAAGAAAGTTCTTATTATCAGAACAACTGTTACCTCTGTGCCTTCTCTGGTATACACGTGTTAGCTCCCTCTGCGGTACAAACCGTTGAGGCTGTTGATAAGGATAAGTTCCCCATTATGGACTTCTATCTCAATAATTGCGACACACTTGATATCCGTGGTGAACTAAAAACCGACCTTCATCTACTTGATGTAGGCAAACTCGACAGCTTACAAGCTGCTGAAGACTTTATTGCAAATTCAGAGTATCAAAGCTCCAAGACGGAGACTGATTTTCTTTAA
- a CDS encoding DoxX family protein translates to MDKVKMIFRLLLGAFMTYAGVSHLTFNRLEFVAQVPMWLRFSEGFTDFVVLSSGVVEIALGLSMLFLYKHKAVVGALLALFFVLIFPGNLNQYFYHIDSFGLNTDTARLIRLFFQPVLIAWALWSTGGWQVCKEWMSRLRK, encoded by the coding sequence ATGGACAAAGTAAAGATGATTTTCCGCCTCCTTTTAGGAGCATTTATGACGTATGCAGGTGTTTCTCACCTGACTTTTAACCGATTGGAGTTCGTGGCACAGGTGCCTATGTGGCTTCGATTCTCAGAAGGATTTACCGATTTCGTGGTACTTTCTTCAGGTGTAGTAGAAATTGCTTTAGGATTGAGTATGCTATTCTTGTATAAGCATAAGGCGGTAGTAGGAGCGTTGCTCGCCCTCTTCTTTGTTCTCATCTTCCCTGGAAACCTCAATCAATATTTCTATCATATTGATTCATTCGGGTTGAATACTGATACTGCACGTCTTATCCGACTATTCTTCCAACCAGTACTGATAGCATGGGCATTGTGGTCTACCGGTGGTTGGCAGGTTTGCAAGGAGTGGATGTCGAGATTAAGAAAATAA
- a CDS encoding glutathione peroxidase, producing the protein MATVYDFNLKDKKGNEVSLETYKGKVLLIVNTATGCGFTPQYEELEAMYRSLKEKGLEILDIPCDQFGHQAPGTDEEIHEFCTAKFGTDFPQFKKSDVNGANELPLYTWLKSEKGYAGGAYEEKLAAIMEDLYNKANTEPRKQNDIQWNFTKFLVNRNGEVVARFEPTVDLKEVQKAVEAAL; encoded by the coding sequence ATGGCAACAGTTTATGATTTCAATTTGAAAGACAAGAAAGGTAACGAGGTAAGCCTCGAGACATATAAGGGTAAGGTACTTCTTATCGTAAACACAGCAACAGGTTGTGGCTTCACTCCACAGTATGAGGAGTTGGAGGCAATGTACCGTAGTCTGAAGGAGAAGGGTCTTGAGATTCTCGATATTCCATGTGATCAGTTCGGTCATCAGGCTCCAGGTACAGACGAGGAGATTCATGAGTTCTGTACAGCAAAGTTTGGTACTGACTTCCCACAGTTCAAGAAGAGCGATGTGAACGGTGCTAATGAACTTCCTCTTTACACATGGTTGAAGAGTGAGAAGGGCTATGCAGGCGGTGCATATGAGGAGAAGTTGGCTGCTATTATGGAAGACCTTTACAACAAGGCAAACACAGAGCCACGCAAGCAGAACGACATCCAGTGGAACTTCACAAAGTTCCTCGTTAACCGTAATGGTGAGGTTGTTGCACGTTTCGAGCCTACAGTAGACCTTAAGGAGGTTCAGAAGGCTGTTGAGGCTGCGCTTTAA
- a CDS encoding LptE family protein has product MKIGKKFTSIRPLTWGVTAICLLLLAACSVSYKFNGASIDYSKVRTIQIADFPIRSTYVWGPMGPMFNNQLKDVFANHTRLQQVKRNGDMKIEGEITQYQQRNKSVSSEGYSAQTELSITVNVRFTNNTNHSQDFERQFTATSSYETVRSLNSVQEELVTQMVKDLTDQIFNATVANW; this is encoded by the coding sequence ATGAAGATAGGAAAGAAATTCACATCTATCCGCCCATTGACATGGGGTGTGACAGCTATCTGCTTGCTCTTATTGGCAGCTTGCAGTGTATCCTATAAATTTAATGGTGCAAGTATTGATTACAGTAAAGTGCGTACCATTCAAATTGCAGATTTCCCTATCCGCTCTACCTATGTATGGGGACCAATGGGACCAATGTTCAACAATCAATTGAAAGATGTCTTTGCTAACCATACACGCCTACAACAAGTAAAACGTAATGGTGATATGAAGATTGAAGGTGAAATCACACAGTATCAGCAACGTAATAAGAGCGTATCAAGTGAAGGATATTCTGCACAAACAGAACTGTCCATCACTGTCAATGTGCGCTTCACAAACAATACAAACCATAGCCAAGACTTTGAACGACAGTTCACAGCTACTTCAAGCTATGAAACGGTACGTAGTCTGAACTCTGTACAGGAGGAACTCGTCACACAGATGGTGAAGGACCTTACCGACCAGATATTCAATGCAACCGTTGCTAACTGGTAG
- a CDS encoding ISAon1 family transposase N-terminal region protein, translating into MKSHQLLRCIFPDVLADYFDVVDIQESVSQFDFWLDERNFMEKSDHKLGTVSSYGFTSERVIQDFPLRGKAVYLHVRRRKWRDSSNGEIFTYSYDDLTAEGSKLSPEFVSFLKE; encoded by the coding sequence ATGAAGAGTCACCAATTATTACGTTGCATCTTTCCAGATGTACTTGCCGACTACTTTGATGTGGTCGATATTCAAGAGAGTGTTTCTCAGTTTGATTTTTGGCTTGACGAGCGTAATTTTATGGAAAAGTCAGACCATAAGTTAGGCACCGTAAGCAGTTATGGTTTTACCAGCGAGCGTGTTATTCAGGACTTCCCCCTTCGTGGCAAAGCAGTTTACCTCCATGTTCGCCGTCGCAAATGGCGTGACAGTTCCAACGGAGAGATATTTACTTATTCATATGATGATTTGACGGCTGAGGGCAGTAAACTATCCCCCGAGTTCGTTTCTTTTTTAAAAGAATAG
- a CDS encoding lysylphosphatidylglycerol synthase transmembrane domain-containing protein has protein sequence MNKKFQNIFFTFGLVVLCIMVYNLDFADAWQKIQHAGYWFFAVVVLWVFLYIFNTAAWFTIIRSQTQDAEEQKKVSFFWLYKVTLSGFALNYATPGGLMGGEPYRIMELTPKIGAERATSSVVLYAMTHIFSHFWFWLISIFLYIFTQPVNLLMGTMLAVVFAFCVSAIWFFLTGYKKGLAVRVMNLVRHIPFVKKWAEPFVANHKEELDRIDTQIASLHNQNPRTFLTVVLLELSCRICSASEIFFILLVLLPSVNYFDCILILAFTSLFANMLFFIPLQLGGREGGFLMSVKGLGLTLEAGIFVALLVRIRELIWTAIGLLLIKLDRKRNK, from the coding sequence ATGAACAAAAAGTTTCAGAACATCTTCTTCACTTTTGGTTTGGTTGTACTCTGTATTATGGTGTACAACCTTGACTTTGCTGATGCATGGCAGAAAATACAGCATGCAGGCTACTGGTTCTTTGCAGTAGTTGTACTATGGGTGTTCTTATACATCTTTAATACTGCAGCTTGGTTTACAATTATACGTAGTCAGACACAAGACGCTGAGGAACAGAAGAAAGTATCATTCTTCTGGCTTTATAAGGTTACTCTATCAGGCTTTGCACTTAACTACGCTACTCCTGGAGGACTAATGGGTGGCGAACCATATCGTATCATGGAACTGACACCGAAGATTGGAGCAGAACGTGCTACATCTTCTGTCGTGCTTTATGCTATGACACACATCTTTAGTCATTTCTGGTTTTGGCTTATATCCATCTTCCTTTATATCTTCACGCAACCAGTCAACCTCCTGATGGGCACGATGTTAGCTGTCGTCTTTGCTTTCTGCGTATCTGCAATTTGGTTCTTCCTCACTGGTTATAAAAAAGGATTAGCAGTCCGCGTAATGAACCTTGTCCGCCACATTCCTTTTGTTAAGAAATGGGCAGAACCTTTTGTTGCCAATCATAAGGAAGAACTTGACAGGATTGACACACAGATAGCATCATTGCACAACCAAAACCCACGTACCTTTCTCACCGTTGTTCTACTCGAATTATCTTGCAGAATTTGCAGTGCCTCAGAGATATTCTTCATCCTTTTGGTATTGCTACCTTCTGTCAATTACTTTGATTGTATTCTCATCCTTGCGTTCACCTCTCTCTTTGCCAATATGCTCTTCTTCATACCTCTACAATTAGGTGGTCGTGAAGGAGGTTTTCTTATGTCTGTTAAGGGTTTAGGACTTACACTCGAAGCGGGTATTTTCGTTGCTCTACTTGTCCGTATCCGTGAACTTATTTGGACAGCTATTGGCTTATTGCTTATCAAACTGGATAGGAAGAGAAATAAGTAA
- the rlmN gene encoding 23S rRNA (adenine(2503)-C(2))-methyltransferase RlmN codes for MESAKKYLLGMTLGELKEVAKSLGMPAFTGGQIAKWLYTQHVKSIDEMTNISKANREKLAAEYAVGCKEPIDAQHSKDGTIKYLFPTDSGKFVETVYIPDEDRATLCVSSQVGCKMNCLFCQTGKQGFEGSLSATDILNQIYSLPERDKLTNIVFMGQGEPMDNLDNVLRTTEIMTADFGYGWSPKRITVSSVGVKGKLKRFLDESDCHVAISMHTPLHEQRSELMPAEKGMSIDSIIELLSNYDFSHQRRLSFEYIVFKDFNDSEEHAKAIVQLLKGLDCRMNLIRFHPIPNIPLQGVDDHRMEKFRNYLTQHGVFTTIRASRGQDIFAACGLLSTAKKIEEERGRGKK; via the coding sequence ATGGAAAGTGCAAAGAAGTATTTGTTGGGAATGACACTTGGCGAACTGAAAGAGGTTGCTAAGTCGCTCGGAATGCCAGCTTTTACAGGCGGACAGATAGCCAAATGGCTCTATACACAGCATGTGAAAAGTATTGATGAGATGACGAATATCTCAAAAGCAAACAGAGAGAAACTCGCTGCTGAATATGCTGTTGGCTGCAAAGAGCCTATCGATGCACAACATTCTAAAGACGGAACTATCAAATATCTCTTCCCTACTGACAGCGGTAAGTTTGTTGAAACGGTGTATATTCCAGACGAAGACCGTGCTACACTCTGTGTTTCTTCACAAGTAGGATGTAAGATGAACTGCCTCTTCTGCCAGACAGGAAAGCAGGGTTTCGAAGGTAGTCTTTCAGCTACAGATATTCTTAATCAGATTTATTCCCTCCCAGAACGTGATAAATTGACGAATATCGTCTTCATGGGTCAGGGCGAACCAATGGATAATCTTGACAACGTACTGCGCACCACAGAGATTATGACTGCTGACTTTGGTTACGGATGGTCACCAAAGCGAATCACAGTAAGCAGTGTGGGTGTCAAAGGAAAGCTAAAACGATTCCTTGATGAGAGCGACTGCCACGTTGCTATCAGTATGCACACCCCTTTACACGAGCAACGTTCGGAGTTGATGCCAGCAGAAAAAGGAATGTCTATTGATAGTATTATCGAGTTACTCAGCAATTACGACTTCTCTCATCAGCGCCGTCTATCATTCGAATATATTGTCTTCAAGGATTTCAACGACAGCGAGGAACATGCCAAGGCTATCGTACAACTACTCAAAGGATTGGACTGCCGAATGAATCTTATTCGCTTCCATCCTATCCCTAATATCCCATTGCAGGGTGTTGATGACCACAGAATGGAGAAATTCAGAAACTATCTAACACAACATGGAGTCTTCACAACTATCCGTGCCAGTCGTGGACAGGATATCTTTGCAGCCTGCGGTCTGCTCTCAACAGCAAAGAAGATAGAAGAAGAAAGAGGGAGAGGGAAAAAGTAA